A segment of the Lactobacillus sp. ESL0700 genome:
TCACGACCTGATGCTTGGTAAAAATAATGGTGGAAATTTTCATCCTGCTCAAAAAAGCGCATATCATTATGAGTTGTCTTAACTTCAAGCTTCTGGCGTTCAATAATTTGGCGCAAAATCATAAAGTCATAATCAGATAACTTTTCAACCGCTTCTTCAATAACCTTCGTTTCAACACTTTCACGCATAAAACGAGCATCCTTTGCCTTTTGCAAATTAATCTTCGAAACGTAAGTCCCTGATTGCGGCACAGCAACGATTAACCCAACTTCACGCAATTGAAGAATTGCCTCCCTAATTGGCGTTCTCCCAATTTGCAGTTCCTCACATAAATCTTTTTCAGAAATTTTTTGACCGGGTAAATATTGTAGACTAATAATCCGCTTTAGAATTGTATTGTAAACTTGCTCTTTCATGGTTGAAATCATTGCCATTGTCAGTGACCTCTCTTATTTTATTATCTTCTTTATTACATCATACTCCTATTTACTTGCAAAAAAATTCTAAATGAATAAAAATCTCTCAATAGATATTGACATTTACAAATAATGCGTTTACATTAGTAATATATTAGTATATTGAAATCGCAATTAATACTATCTTGTTTATACCTAAGGGGGTATTACAGTGCTTAAGTTAAGTGACAATTATTTAGAAAAAGGCGCTGACTTTGCAGCTCAAGGAATTACTGTTCCTCAATATGATCAAGCTAAAATAACAGCCGAAACTAAAGAAAATCCTGTTTGGGTGCATTTCGGAGGCGGTAACCTTTTCCGTTGCTTCCATGCTAAAATCGCTCAAGACTTATTAAATCAAAACGAACTTTCAAGCGGAGTAGTAGTCGCTGAAACTTACGATGATGAAGTTATTGATAAGATTTACCATGGCTACCAAAACAGAATGTTAAGTGTCGTCATGAACAGTGACGGTTCATTAGAAAAAGAATTATTAGCAAGTGTTGGCGAGTCACTCTACTTCAACCATACAAATCCTAGTGGTTGGAACAGATTAACCGAAATCTTCACTAAGCCATCATTGCAATTCGCTACTTTTTCAATTACCGAAAAAGGTTACGCTTTAACTGACGTCAACGGCAATCTAATTGATGCAGCACAAGCTGATATTGAAAATGGTCCTGATAAGCCACAAACAAATATGGGGGCAATTGCTCATTTGTTATATGCTCGTTATCAAGCTGGCAAGCTGCCAATCGCAATGGTCAGCACTGATAACTTTTCACAAAATGGTCTCAAACTGGAAACAGAAGTTCTTAGAATTGCCGAAGGTTGGGCTAACAATGGTCTTGTCGACAGCGGCTTTATTGATTACCTGAAAGATCCGAAGCAAGTTTCATTCCCATGGACAATGATTGACCGGATTACACCTAACCCAGCTCAAAGTGTTGCTGATGAACTCAAAGCAAGTGGCTTCGCAGATACTGAAATTGTTCACACGACTAAGCACACTAATATTGCTCCGTTTGGTAACACTGAAAAGATTCATTATCTAGTAATTGAAGACAGTTTCCCTAACGGTCGTCCAGCATTAGAAAAGGCTGGCGTCATGTTAGCTAGTCGCGACACTGTTAATGATGCCGATCAAATGAAAGTTACAGCTTGTTTGAATCCTTTGCATACAGCTCTTGCCATCTATGGTAATTTGCTGGGATACACTTCAATTGCAGCTGAACTTGCCGATGAAGACTTGCTTGGTTTAATCAAAAACTTAGGTTACGGCGAAGATTTACCAGTTGTTAAAGATCCAAAGATTATTAACCCGAAGAAGTTTATTGACGAATTGATTAACCTTCGTTTACCAAATAAGAATATTCCTGACACGCCACAAAGAATTGCCAGTGATACTTCACAAAAGATTCCTGTACGTTACGGTGTAACCTTGCAACACTACATCGATGACCCGAAGCTTGACCCGACTAAGCTTGAATTTATCCCGTTAGTTCTTGCCGGTTGGTGCCGCTACTTAATGGGTATCGATGACAATGGTGCAGAATTTACACAAAGTCGTGATCCATTATTAGCCGACTTAAAGCCTTATGTTGCTGACATTAAACTCGGTGATACCAATACCGATATTCACAAGGCATTAAAGCCAATTTTAACTAACGATAGTATTTTTGGTAACGATCTTTACCAAGTAGGAATTGCTGACAAAGTAGAAAACTACTTCAAACAATTGATTGCTGGTAAAGGAGCTGTTCGCTCTACTTTACATGAAACTATTAAAGCGAAGAGCTATCAATTTTAATTAAAAAGGAAGATTTATATTTATGAAAAACATGGGATTTCGATGGTACGGTGATAACAACGACTCCATCACATTATCAGATATTCGGCAAATTCCGGGTGTATCACAAGTAGTTGGTACCCTGTTTGATATTCCAGCTGGAGAAGTTTGGCCAAAATACCAAATTAAGCACCTAAAGGATGAGGTCGAAGCTGCTGGTTTAAAGCTCGAAGTTATCGAGTCAGTTAATGTTCACGATGATATTAAAATCGGCTTGCCAAGTAGAGACAAATATATCGAAAACTACATTCAAACAATTCGCAATTTAGCAGAATATGGCGTTAAGGTTATTTGTTATAATTTCATGCCTGTTTTTGACTGGGTTAGAACCGACTTGCATTACCCATTAGCTGATGGCTCAACTGCAATGGCTTTTGAACAAAAGTACTTGACCGATGACCCACAAAGTATTGCCGATGCAATGCAAAAGAACTCTAACGGTTACGTTCAAGCTGGTTGGGAACCAGAAAGAATGGCTGAAATCAAGCGGTTAATGGAAGCATATAAGGATGTAGATACTGAAAAGTTAACTGCTAACCTGAAATACTTCCTTGATGCAATTATTCCAGTCTGCGAGGAATGCGATGTCCGTATGGCAATGCACCCAGATGACCCACCACGTGAATTATTCGGTTTGCCACGGATTTACAAGAACCGTGACGACATGCTTAAGATTGAACAATTGCACGAATCACCATACAATGGCTTCACCATTTGCTGTGGTAGTTTAGGTGAAAATCCAGAAAATGATGTTCCAGCAATTATTCGCGAATTTGCAGCTAAGGACCGTGTTTTCTTTATTCATGGCCGTAACATCAAATTCTTAAATAAAGATGGTGACTTCCACGAATCAGCTGCACTTTCATCCGAAGGTTCACTTGATATGTATGAAATCATCAAAGCTTTGCACGACAATAATTATCAAGGCTACATTCGTCCAGATCACGGACGCGATATCTGGAACGAAAATGGTCGTCCTGGATATGGCCTCTACGACCGTGCTTTAAGTATTACCTACTTGAATGGTCTATGGGAAGCTATTGATAAGGACCGTAAATAATTAATCAACAAAAAATATCCAGCACAATGCTGGATATTTTTTATGCCTTATTTTTCACGAAAAGTATAAAGATACATTTTCAAATATAAAACACTCGCAAAAATAAAGTAGGGATCTTTGACAGATAGGTACTGGCCGTCTGTAACTTTTAATTCGACTGGATCAACAAAAATATTTATTTAATTACCACTAGCTGCATATTGGCCAGCCAGTCTTCCAAATGTTTGCGCATGACTACACGTCAAACCGGGCACTCTATCTTCATAAGAACCCCAAAAGAACCCACCAGAACAATTTCCTGCAGCATACAAACCAAAGATAGGATTACAATCATGATCCAATACTTGCATGCGATCATTGATATGAAGGCCATCTAACGTAGACAGTAAAACCCCACTAAACCAGGCACCATAATATGGTGGCTTTTCTATCGAAACCAAACGGAACTTTTCTTTACCAAAATCAATATCATTACCTTCATCAGCTAATTTATTATAGCGATTTACTGTTTTCATCAGTGTATCTTTAGGTAAATCTAGTTTACTTGCTAATTCTTCAATCGAATTAGCTTTTTTGACTAATCCTTTTTTTATCCTTTCATCGTTCTGCGCGATTCTTTCGGGAACTGCTTTATTTCCTGGCCATCCAACTCTTGAGCAACCTAATGTGTGTAATTCCTTTAAATTTTCCATTAACTCTTGATTCCAAATTAATATTTCCATGTGTCCCGGCTGATGCATTAATGCATTCATATCAAATTGATATGGAGCACTTTCGTTAAAGAAGCGTTCTCCTTTAAGATTTACTTTTAAAAATGGAAATGAGCCTAAATTATATTGATGATTCCGCCAATCTATAATATAGGTGTCTTTTGATTTAGTTCCTACTGGAACTAAACCTCTATCAAATATTATAGATGCAGCTTCTTGGTCTTTTGCAGCACCGATTTCGAGTGCAGCAATAATACCAGAACCATCATCACGAGGACTTTGAGTATAGCAACATTTATCTAGAACAGTAGGATTCCACTTCTTAAGGAGTTCTTTATTAGCACCGTATCCTCCAGTACATAATATTACAGCTTTACTATAAATTTTATAATGCTCATTGGTTGTAACATCTAAAACTTTAGCACCTATTACTCTACCAGAATCATCAGTAATCAGGTGTTCTAATTTAGTATTATATCTATACTCTGCACCCTTATTTTTAGCATATTCTATAACATATAATCCATAATTTTTATCATCAGACTTATCATCAATACTTACGTGATGTTCGGTAGGAAAAGCTCTATTAATCATGGTTTCCCAATAAGCATCTGGTTCATTATAAAGATGCTCACCCCTAGGCCTTAATATCTTTTCTTCCAACCAATCTAAAGTTTCTCCCGACTTATTTATCCAAGTCCAAATAAGTTTTTGATCAACATTGTCTTGAGTAAAGGCCGTTAAATATTGAGCAAGGTCTTTTTTATTTATTTCTACACCTGCTTTTTTCTGTGCTTTAGTATTAACACCACCTAACCAATGTCGATATAAATGTTCGGTAGTACTACTTTTATCAATAACCAACACATGCTGACCTTTTTCAGCTGCTGCTGCTGCAGCAAAGCCACCAGCGTTTGAACCACCAACAACAATAACATCAAATTTATTATTCATTTTATTTCCTTTCAGCACTAAAGTGGATACATTACTTGCATAACAAAACTACTTAAAATACATAAAATAATTGCTAACGGTCCACCACATTTAAAAAAGTCTTTTAATGTATAGCCTCCGATTCCCATAATCAACGGTAAACTATGACAACCAACTGGTGTTAAAAAATTAAAAGCACTGGCCGTTGAAGCAGCAAGTACAGCCCCTCTGGGATCAAGCCCTAATTTTAAACACGTTAGTGTCCAAAGTGGAACCAAGATAGATATAGCAGCTAGTCCTCCAAGTAAGTTTGCAATAATAAAAGATACTGTAAAAAATAACCCCATCATTAAAAATGGATTACTAATATTCTTAGCTATATTAGCCATTGCTGTACCAATTAAGTTACCTGCACCACTAGCTTGTAAAGCATCAGCTAGACCTAACATACTGGCTATTAACAAAATTATATTTATATTTAAAGCTCCTAAAGCTTCTTTATTGCTTAAAACACCTGTAATAACAAGCATTAATGCTCCTGCAATTGCAATAATATAAGATTGTAATTTTAAGTATGAAGAAAGAATCATCAAAATAATGGTTACTGAGATAATAAAAATAGCAATAGCATTTTGGACTTTTGATAACTTATTTTTATTCGAATTAGCTGTATCTTTTGACGACTCAGCAGCTAAATCTTTATTACTTATATTTGGTAATAACTTACTACTAAAAAATGTCATGTAAAGTATAATTACTATCAAAAAAGGTATTCTAGAAATAAGAAAATCATTAATATTTATGGCTGTATGCGCACCAAGCTTTATCATAACGTTTGACCAAGACATATTTAGTGCTCCTATACCTAAAAACCAAGCACCTGCTGCTGATACAGCAACTACCTGAAAAGGATATAATAATTTGCTTTTCGACATACCAATATCGTCACAAATACCACAAAGAATCGGTAACATGATTACTAGTGCAATAGTCCCATTAGATACGATTGCCAAAAGAGCCGCAATTATACAAGTAAAAAATGTTAATAATTTCGGCTTATTTTTAAAACGTTTAACTAAGCTAGCTGCACCAGACACAATGGTTGTCTTTTGAATTCCTTTACCAATTACAAACATTGCCGCAAATAAAATCACCGATGTATTAGTTATTCCACCAAAAGCTTTTTCAACAGGTAAGATATTAAATATAACCAAGGCAAACATAACAGCTACCCCAATTAACGAAATAGGTACCTTGCCAGAAACAAACGCTATAATTACCGCTAAAAGTATGAGCACCGTTATCATCATTGCATTCATAATTAACAACTCCTTTCATTCAAAATATTTTGCTTTTTCACAGTTTGAACATGCATAAATTTATATCCTCCTATAATGCATATAAAAAAACAAACTTTTATTTACATGGTTGAGTTTAACAGTGCAAGTGGTTTATGATTAGCCTTAAAAGTAATAAGAATATGATAAATCGGAATATTTAATATGAATTCAACACAAATAAAATGCCTAATATCTTTAGGAAAAACACTAAGTTTTACAAAATCTGCTAAAGACTTATATTTATCACAGTCCACTGTTTCTAAAAATATTCATGGATTAGAAAAAGAATTAGATGTGAAGTTAATTTCAAATGTACATAAGAAGCTAGAACTTACTAACGAAGGTAAATGCTTTTATAGAGCAGCTGTCAAAGTTGATAATGAATTAAGCAATACTATTTTAAAAATAAAGCAATCAAGTAAAATCAACAATAATAGAGTAATTATCGGCTTTTCAAATATACCTTTTGAACAAAAATATTTACCTTTATTTATTAAAAAAATGAACAAAACTAAACAGTGGGGCATTCAATTAAAATCTACTAATGTTGCCAAGTTGGACGACATTGAAATGAAATTACGAAAAAGAGATTTGAATTTTATGCTTTATCAAGAGGATTTTTTTAATAAAAATGAATTTGATTTTTCACCTTTAATTTCAGCAGGCTTTTCGGTAATTGTTAGAAAAAATAGTGCACTAGCTCAACTTAATAGAATACCTATCTCAAAATTAGCTAAGCATAAAATATATTTATGGAACGGCAAAGTACCGCTAAAATCAGTAAGTCTTTTATATCAAAAAATTCAAATGTATTTAGGCGATGAGGCCTCACAAATTGAAATAATTAATAAAGCATCCTTTGCCAAAATCTTAGTTTCATCAGAATCCGGCATTGCTATTGTTCCCTCTTTTGTATATGATCACGATAATTCAGATCTTTGTTATAAATATTTAGATTGTGACATAACTATTAATTACGGTATTGGGTATTTAAAATCAGAAAAAAAGCAAAAATATTTTAAAAACATAACGTCTAAATTAAAAGAAGCAATTTTAATGGCCAAAAATGAATGGAATTAAATTCTATATATTAAATTTGAGTGTAAAAATATTTAAATAAAATCTAAATACCAAAAAAGTCCGTTAGAACTTTCAAGCTCTAACGGACTCTTTATGTATAAAATTATTGTAAACTCGATCATAATAAAATTTTTATGCCTTATTTTTCACGAAAAGTATAAAGATACATTTTCAAATACAAAACACTCGCAAAAATAAAGTAGGGATCTTTGACAGATAGGTACTGGCCGTCTGTAACTTTTAATTCGACTGGATCAACAAAAATATTGTAATTACTCAGGCGCGAAATTTCATTATCAACGCGTTCAACCACAGAGATGAATGGCACCCCGCTCGTTCGCAACTGTCTAGCAAACAATCTTGCGTTATCAGAAGTTCCCTTTAGCGTAATTAAAATCACAATGTCATCTTTAGTTAGCGACTTAGGTAATGACGACAACTCATCAACACCTTCAATGAAGAAAATGGTGATATTAATCGTTAAGAATAACCGTCTAATTTCTTGAGCAATATTTCGCTGCAGCGTTCCTGTACCATAGACAAAAACTTTTTTGCTTTTTAATAGTGCTCGACAAATATCCGTAAAGTCCTTGTTAATTATTTGTTCAACAAATTCATTAATTTGTACCTGATATTGATGAAAAATATCCTCATCAATTCTAGGAACAATATTTTCCTGCTTG
Coding sequences within it:
- the uxuA gene encoding mannonate dehydratase, translated to MKNMGFRWYGDNNDSITLSDIRQIPGVSQVVGTLFDIPAGEVWPKYQIKHLKDEVEAAGLKLEVIESVNVHDDIKIGLPSRDKYIENYIQTIRNLAEYGVKVICYNFMPVFDWVRTDLHYPLADGSTAMAFEQKYLTDDPQSIADAMQKNSNGYVQAGWEPERMAEIKRLMEAYKDVDTEKLTANLKYFLDAIIPVCEECDVRMAMHPDDPPRELFGLPRIYKNRDDMLKIEQLHESPYNGFTICCGSLGENPENDVPAIIREFAAKDRVFFIHGRNIKFLNKDGDFHESAALSSEGSLDMYEIIKALHDNNYQGYIRPDHGRDIWNENGRPGYGLYDRALSITYLNGLWEAIDKDRK
- a CDS encoding mannitol dehydrogenase family protein, with the protein product MLKLSDNYLEKGADFAAQGITVPQYDQAKITAETKENPVWVHFGGGNLFRCFHAKIAQDLLNQNELSSGVVVAETYDDEVIDKIYHGYQNRMLSVVMNSDGSLEKELLASVGESLYFNHTNPSGWNRLTEIFTKPSLQFATFSITEKGYALTDVNGNLIDAAQADIENGPDKPQTNMGAIAHLLYARYQAGKLPIAMVSTDNFSQNGLKLETEVLRIAEGWANNGLVDSGFIDYLKDPKQVSFPWTMIDRITPNPAQSVADELKASGFADTEIVHTTKHTNIAPFGNTEKIHYLVIEDSFPNGRPALEKAGVMLASRDTVNDADQMKVTACLNPLHTALAIYGNLLGYTSIAAELADEDLLGLIKNLGYGEDLPVVKDPKIINPKKFIDELINLRLPNKNIPDTPQRIASDTSQKIPVRYGVTLQHYIDDPKLDPTKLEFIPLVLAGWCRYLMGIDDNGAEFTQSRDPLLADLKPYVADIKLGDTNTDIHKALKPILTNDSIFGNDLYQVGIADKVENYFKQLIAGKGAVRSTLHETIKAKSYQF
- a CDS encoding GntR family transcriptional regulator, translated to MAMISTMKEQVYNTILKRIISLQYLPGQKISEKDLCEELQIGRTPIREAILQLREVGLIVAVPQSGTYVSKINLQKAKDARFMRESVETKVIEEAVEKLSDYDFMILRQIIERQKLEVKTTHNDMRFFEQDENFHHYFYQASGREQVWLWLQMVNMQLNRFRVLRLRSKSLSWDSLVKEHEQILEAVKEKQPAVAVKLLSGHLHRMLDEEPTLRRDYADYFE
- a CDS encoding SLC13 family permease codes for the protein MNAMMITVLILLAVIIAFVSGKVPISLIGVAVMFALVIFNILPVEKAFGGITNTSVILFAAMFVIGKGIQKTTIVSGAASLVKRFKNKPKLLTFFTCIIAALLAIVSNGTIALVIMLPILCGICDDIGMSKSKLLYPFQVVAVSAAGAWFLGIGALNMSWSNVMIKLGAHTAININDFLISRIPFLIVIILYMTFFSSKLLPNISNKDLAAESSKDTANSNKNKLSKVQNAIAIFIISVTIILMILSSYLKLQSYIIAIAGALMLVITGVLSNKEALGALNINIILLIASMLGLADALQASGAGNLIGTAMANIAKNISNPFLMMGLFFTVSFIIANLLGGLAAISILVPLWTLTCLKLGLDPRGAVLAASTASAFNFLTPVGCHSLPLIMGIGGYTLKDFFKCGGPLAIILCILSSFVMQVMYPL
- a CDS encoding MurR/RpiR family transcriptional regulator, whose protein sequence is MTDNAISQRIILLMMVHLMEVVLVIDDLVIKNFERLTDTDKHIWQVIKSSKKSVLSLNLTQLASKCNVSPSAIVRFSKRISLQGFSEMRYLLKQENIVPRIDEDIFHQYQVQINEFVEQIINKDFTDICRALLKSKKVFVYGTGTLQRNIAQEIRRLFLTINITIFFIEGVDELSSLPKSLTKDDIVILITLKGTSDNARLFARQLRTSGVPFISVVERVDNEISRLSNYNIFVDPVELKVTDGQYLSVKDPYFIFASVLYLKMYLYTFREK
- a CDS encoding LysR family transcriptional regulator, with product MNSTQIKCLISLGKTLSFTKSAKDLYLSQSTVSKNIHGLEKELDVKLISNVHKKLELTNEGKCFYRAAVKVDNELSNTILKIKQSSKINNNRVIIGFSNIPFEQKYLPLFIKKMNKTKQWGIQLKSTNVAKLDDIEMKLRKRDLNFMLYQEDFFNKNEFDFSPLISAGFSVIVRKNSALAQLNRIPISKLAKHKIYLWNGKVPLKSVSLLYQKIQMYLGDEASQIEIINKASFAKILVSSESGIAIVPSFVYDHDNSDLCYKYLDCDITINYGIGYLKSEKKQKYFKNITSKLKEAILMAKNEWN
- a CDS encoding FAD-dependent oxidoreductase, yielding MNNKFDVIVVGGSNAGGFAAAAAAEKGQHVLVIDKSSTTEHLYRHWLGGVNTKAQKKAGVEINKKDLAQYLTAFTQDNVDQKLIWTWINKSGETLDWLEEKILRPRGEHLYNEPDAYWETMINRAFPTEHHVSIDDKSDDKNYGLYVIEYAKNKGAEYRYNTKLEHLITDDSGRVIGAKVLDVTTNEHYKIYSKAVILCTGGYGANKELLKKWNPTVLDKCCYTQSPRDDGSGIIAALEIGAAKDQEAASIIFDRGLVPVGTKSKDTYIIDWRNHQYNLGSFPFLKVNLKGERFFNESAPYQFDMNALMHQPGHMEILIWNQELMENLKELHTLGCSRVGWPGNKAVPERIAQNDERIKKGLVKKANSIEELASKLDLPKDTLMKTVNRYNKLADEGNDIDFGKEKFRLVSIEKPPYYGAWFSGVLLSTLDGLHINDRMQVLDHDCNPIFGLYAAGNCSGGFFWGSYEDRVPGLTCSHAQTFGRLAGQYAASGN